One region of Chryseobacterium sp. SORGH_AS_0447 genomic DNA includes:
- a CDS encoding arsenic transporter: protein MNSEFFICLIAFVTIAGVIIRPYKIQEAVWAVAGTLLLLVFGLISLQDAWTGIGKGLDVYLFLIGMMTLAESARREGLFNWLACHAIRFSKGSAFRLFVMIYLVGLVVTTFLSNDATAVVLTPAVAVAVSRAKVKNTLPYLLICAFIANAASFILPISNPANLVIYGTEMPQLAVWFKTYLIPSLFSVSITFLMLYLTQKKLLRESIDSEIEAEPLQPGGKMALAGIIITTLLLLSASAMKWDLGLPTAIAGVSTAVLVLIAGRKNPVEFARHISWSVIPLVAGLFILVEAVQQTGIIDSLSQKLSEEAHRATETTAWLAGLVVAFGSNLINNLPAGLIAGYTVSAVHLPEAVRSGILIGIDLGPNLSITGSLATILWLKELRRNGYDMSGWEFLKLGAVVMIPALIGALLALRF, encoded by the coding sequence ATGAACAGTGAATTTTTTATCTGCCTTATAGCTTTTGTTACCATTGCCGGAGTTATTATCCGGCCTTACAAAATTCAGGAAGCGGTGTGGGCTGTTGCCGGCACGTTGCTGCTGCTTGTTTTCGGACTGATTTCCTTACAGGATGCATGGACCGGAATAGGCAAAGGACTGGACGTCTATCTTTTCCTGATCGGAATGATGACCCTCGCCGAATCGGCGCGCAGAGAAGGCCTATTCAACTGGCTTGCCTGCCATGCGATCAGGTTTTCCAAAGGCTCTGCTTTCAGGCTTTTTGTTATGATCTACCTTGTCGGACTTGTGGTAACAACCTTCCTATCGAACGATGCGACTGCGGTTGTGCTGACACCGGCAGTTGCTGTTGCGGTGAGCCGGGCCAAAGTAAAGAATACACTGCCCTACCTGCTGATCTGTGCTTTCATCGCCAATGCCGCATCTTTTATCCTGCCCATTTCCAACCCTGCCAACCTGGTAATTTATGGAACGGAAATGCCTCAACTGGCGGTATGGTTCAAAACTTACCTAATACCTTCGCTGTTTTCGGTATCGATCACTTTCCTGATGCTGTATCTGACCCAGAAAAAATTACTGCGCGAATCCATTGATTCTGAAATTGAGGCCGAACCTCTACAGCCGGGCGGTAAAATGGCACTGGCAGGAATAATTATTACAACCCTGCTTCTCCTGTCTGCATCCGCCATGAAATGGGATCTCGGACTGCCCACCGCGATTGCGGGGGTAAGTACTGCCGTTCTTGTTTTAATAGCCGGACGAAAAAACCCGGTTGAATTCGCCCGCCATATATCGTGGTCGGTGATTCCGCTGGTTGCCGGCCTGTTTATTCTGGTGGAAGCGGTTCAGCAGACCGGGATTATCGATTCGCTGTCACAAAAACTTTCGGAAGAAGCTCATCGGGCAACGGAAACCACTGCCTGGCTCGCGGGACTGGTAGTCGCTTTTGGAAGTAACCTCATCAATAATCTTCCTGCCGGACTTATTGCAGGGTATACGGTTTCAGCCGTCCATCTGCCCGAAGCGGTCAGAAGCGGAATCCTGATCGGTATTGATCTTGGCCCCAACCTTTCGATTACAGGATCGTTAGCGACCATTCTATGGCTTAAAGAGCTCAGAAGAAACGGCTACGATATGAGCGGATGGGAATTTCTGAAATTGGGAGCTGTTGTAATGATCCCGGCATTGATCGGGGCTTTGCTCGCGTTGAGGTTTTAG
- a CDS encoding PAS domain-containing protein, with amino-acid sequence MNDNNLELYLKALDSANSGIIITDNSLPDNPIIYCNKAFEKITGYAHEEIIGHNCRFLQMKDRNQRERAILKKHIEDGEECRVEIRNYRKNGDLFWNELYISPVKDKNGVITHFIGVQNDITDRKKAEQDLREEKASVERKVKERTQELQENEAFLSSIIQTVRESLLVLDPEFRVISVNSYFLKTFKVTEEETIGKVLYELGNHQWDIEPLREMLVKILPTNNPVIDFEVDHDFPYIGRKLMLLNAYRIEFEGQYKDRILLAIEDITDKREIDRRKDDFLSIASHELKTPLTTIKTLVQLLERMLDKGIDDKFRSTLHKVSINIERLNNLITELLDTSKIHSGNIEINRTPFDLNALIHETVENSLFGISSHRIEIKGSTNAIVEGDEIKISQVLNNIVSNALKYSPEADKIEIQLGNVGNFVKVSVKDFGVGIDYDDKSKIFERFFRVKDVQQKFSGLGIGLYVSQEIIKMHGGTIWVESELGSGSVFSFTLPILKMKKSEK; translated from the coding sequence ATGAATGACAATAATCTCGAACTTTATTTAAAAGCACTGGACTCTGCAAATTCAGGAATTATCATCACAGACAATAGTCTGCCGGATAACCCTATCATTTACTGTAACAAGGCATTTGAAAAAATTACGGGATATGCCCATGAAGAAATTATCGGCCACAACTGCCGTTTTTTACAGATGAAAGATCGGAACCAGCGGGAACGTGCCATCTTAAAAAAGCATATCGAAGATGGTGAGGAATGTAGGGTGGAAATCAGGAATTACAGAAAAAACGGCGATTTATTTTGGAATGAACTTTATATTTCGCCAGTAAAAGATAAAAACGGAGTGATAACCCATTTTATAGGGGTTCAGAATGACATTACCGACCGTAAAAAAGCCGAGCAGGACCTACGGGAGGAAAAGGCCAGCGTTGAAAGAAAAGTGAAGGAACGTACTCAGGAACTTCAGGAAAATGAAGCCTTCCTTTCCAGTATTATTCAGACGGTGAGGGAAAGCCTTTTGGTACTGGATCCGGAATTCAGGGTAATCAGTGTCAATTCTTATTTTCTGAAGACCTTCAAGGTTACCGAAGAGGAGACAATTGGAAAAGTATTGTATGAGCTTGGAAACCATCAATGGGATATTGAACCGTTACGGGAAATGCTTGTTAAAATCTTACCGACCAATAATCCGGTGATCGACTTTGAGGTAGACCACGATTTTCCTTACATCGGCCGAAAACTTATGCTTCTCAATGCCTACAGGATCGAGTTTGAAGGGCAATACAAAGACCGGATTCTCCTTGCTATTGAAGATATTACCGATAAGAGGGAAATAGACCGCCGTAAGGATGATTTCCTTTCGATTGCCAGCCATGAGCTGAAAACTCCTTTAACGACGATAAAAACACTGGTACAGCTGCTGGAACGCATGCTTGATAAAGGCATAGATGATAAATTCAGATCGACCCTGCATAAAGTTTCAATCAATATTGAAAGGCTGAATAATCTCATTACGGAATTGCTGGATACTTCCAAGATTCATTCGGGGAATATCGAAATCAACAGAACGCCGTTTGATCTTAATGCTTTGATCCATGAGACCGTAGAAAACAGCTTATTTGGTATATCGTCGCACCGTATCGAGATCAAAGGCAGCACCAACGCTATTGTGGAAGGTGACGAAATAAAAATATCACAGGTACTGAACAATATTGTCTCTAATGCCCTTAAATATTCCCCTGAAGCCGATAAAATAGAAATCCAGCTTGGAAACGTAGGGAATTTTGTAAAAGTTTCGGTAAAGGATTTTGGCGTAGGAATTGATTATGATGACAAATCCAAAATTTTCGAGAGATTTTTTAGGGTAAAAGATGTTCAGCAGAAATTCTCGGGACTGGGTATCGGGTTGTATGTAAGCCAGGAAATCATCAAGATGCACGGCGGTACGATCTGGGTCGAAAGTGAGCTTGGAAGCGGATCTGTTTTCAGTTTTACATTACCGATTTTAAAAATGAAGAAAAGTGAAAAATAA
- a CDS encoding SemiSWEET family transporter yields MNGKFIKILGWVATVTAMAMYFSYIPQISGNLNGHKGDWLQPLVAAINCSLWVIYGFIQKPKKDWPIVVANSPGVFFGLFTFITAL; encoded by the coding sequence ATGAATGGAAAATTTATTAAAATATTAGGATGGGTAGCAACGGTAACGGCAATGGCCATGTATTTTTCTTACATTCCTCAGATTTCAGGAAATTTAAATGGGCATAAAGGAGACTGGCTCCAGCCTCTGGTGGCGGCCATTAACTGCAGCTTATGGGTAATTTACGGATTTATCCAGAAACCCAAAAAAGACTGGCCGATTGTAGTGGCCAATTCACCCGGCGTTTTTTTCGGATTGTTTACGTTTATTACAGCATTATAA
- a CDS encoding phosphatase PAP2 family protein, with protein sequence MKLVTVTVLIFSNIIFGQIKPDSSLMKEDLKYEDKVYKPSYKKLIVPAVFVGFGVTSLTSDALKNLNNTTKYEIGEHQPKHITLDNYTQYVPAAMVYGYNLAGVKGKHNFKERTIIYGTSQLIAAAIVLPLKHTIKEERPDGSNRLSFPSGHTTTAFSSAQFLFREYQHENFWLAVSGYPVALFTGIYRTLNDKHWVGDVVAGAGFGILSTELAYWLFPFINKHLNKKDSKSFTYIYPVLQSKNAGAGLVLNF encoded by the coding sequence ATGAAATTGGTAACCGTAACAGTCCTGATTTTTTCAAATATCATCTTTGGTCAGATCAAGCCGGATTCGTCTTTGATGAAGGAAGACCTGAAATATGAAGACAAAGTGTATAAGCCCAGTTATAAAAAGCTTATTGTTCCGGCGGTTTTTGTAGGATTCGGTGTGACCAGCCTTACTTCCGATGCACTGAAAAACCTTAACAATACAACGAAATATGAAATCGGAGAGCATCAGCCGAAGCATATTACTTTAGATAATTATACCCAGTATGTCCCAGCCGCTATGGTGTACGGTTATAACCTCGCCGGTGTCAAGGGAAAGCACAATTTTAAAGAGCGTACGATTATTTACGGGACTTCACAGCTGATTGCGGCGGCGATCGTCCTTCCGTTGAAGCATACGATAAAAGAAGAACGTCCGGATGGCTCCAACCGTCTTTCGTTTCCTTCCGGGCATACGACAACCGCATTTTCGTCGGCGCAGTTCCTGTTCAGGGAATATCAGCACGAAAACTTTTGGCTGGCCGTTTCAGGATACCCGGTGGCACTTTTTACCGGAATTTACAGAACCCTGAATGATAAGCATTGGGTCGGCGATGTGGTAGCGGGGGCTGGTTTCGGGATTCTGAGTACGGAACTCGCTTATTGGCTGTTTCCGTTTATCAATAAACATTTGAATAAAAAGGATTCAAAAAGTTTTACCTACATATATCCTGTATTGCAATCGAAAAACGCAGGAGCAGGATTGGTTTTAAATTTCTGA
- a CDS encoding ferritin-like domain-containing protein, protein MDTNNLTNTTKANDNTEKIATDLLNAGAEPTGDEQAPLPKKRATAKTSAATPKGTVAKKAPAPKTKAGAKSTAAKKEDAPEKEEEKQDKKPEAQSSEKKSVSETSKEGPLYKFFLDALKDIYFAEKHILEALPKMQKAATTEELQEAFEDHHLMTQKQISRLDKVFKSIDEKPEGKKCDAIIGIVKESENIIKETEEGTMTRDAALIIAAQKVEHYEIATYGGLVALAETLELYKAADLLQTTLDEEEQTDRDLTDIAETSINFNASEEDEDEENDEDEGWDDEDEDEDYDDEDYDDEEDEDYDEEDEEDEDGEDDEDEDYRH, encoded by the coding sequence ATGGATACCAATAATTTAACAAATACAACAAAAGCCAACGACAATACAGAAAAAATAGCTACCGATCTGCTTAACGCAGGTGCGGAACCAACCGGTGACGAACAGGCACCCCTTCCCAAAAAGAGAGCAACTGCCAAAACATCAGCGGCCACCCCTAAAGGGACCGTAGCCAAAAAAGCGCCTGCTCCAAAAACCAAAGCCGGTGCAAAATCAACTGCAGCCAAAAAGGAGGACGCACCTGAAAAAGAAGAAGAAAAACAGGATAAAAAACCTGAAGCGCAGTCTTCTGAAAAAAAATCAGTTTCAGAAACTTCTAAAGAAGGTCCGTTGTATAAATTTTTCCTGGATGCATTGAAGGATATTTACTTTGCCGAGAAACATATCCTGGAAGCATTGCCTAAAATGCAGAAGGCAGCCACTACCGAAGAACTTCAGGAAGCTTTTGAAGACCATCACTTGATGACCCAAAAGCAGATTTCAAGACTGGATAAGGTGTTTAAATCTATCGATGAGAAACCGGAAGGTAAAAAATGTGATGCCATCATCGGAATTGTAAAAGAAAGCGAAAACATTATTAAAGAAACCGAAGAAGGCACCATGACAAGAGACGCGGCCCTGATCATTGCTGCACAGAAAGTAGAACACTACGAAATTGCCACTTACGGCGGACTTGTAGCCCTTGCAGAAACGCTGGAACTTTACAAAGCTGCGGATCTTTTACAGACTACGTTGGATGAAGAAGAACAGACGGACCGTGATCTTACCGATATTGCCGAAACATCTATTAATTTCAATGCTTCCGAAGAAGATGAGGATGAAGAAAATGATGAGGATGAAGGCTGGGATGATGAAGACGAGGATGAGGATTATGATGACGAAGACTATGATGACGAGGAAGATGAAGATTATGATGAAGAAGATGAAGAAGATGAGGATGGCGAGGACGATGAAGACGAAGATTATAGACATTAA
- a CDS encoding VIT family protein encodes MHHHLEKHYVNRVGWLRAAVLGANDGLLSTTSIVIGVAAASPDRNTIILAALAGMIAGALSMAAGEYVSVSSQEDTEKADLLREKRELEEMPEIELQELARIYEKRGVSKETALLVATELTHHDALAAHAHDELGINEITQAKPLQAALASFGSFALGALLPFMVSLLAPIQQMVYFQYGFSIIFLMVLGAVSARTGGSKIGIAVLRICFWGTIAMGVTAVIGHLFGVTVS; translated from the coding sequence ATGCATCACCACTTAGAAAAACATTATGTAAACAGGGTAGGGTGGCTACGGGCAGCCGTGCTGGGTGCCAACGATGGCCTGCTTTCCACGACAAGCATCGTTATCGGGGTAGCCGCAGCATCACCGGACCGTAATACGATCATCCTTGCTGCTCTTGCCGGAATGATTGCCGGGGCTCTGTCGATGGCTGCCGGAGAATACGTTTCCGTAAGCTCGCAGGAAGATACCGAAAAAGCCGATCTCCTCAGGGAAAAGCGGGAGCTTGAGGAAATGCCTGAAATAGAGCTGCAGGAACTCGCCAGAATCTATGAAAAAAGGGGAGTTAGTAAGGAAACGGCGTTGCTTGTCGCTACGGAACTTACCCATCATGATGCTTTGGCGGCACATGCACACGACGAATTGGGCATCAATGAAATTACCCAGGCTAAACCTTTACAGGCTGCATTAGCTTCCTTCGGATCGTTTGCTTTGGGGGCCCTGCTGCCGTTTATGGTTTCCCTGTTGGCTCCGATTCAGCAGATGGTTTATTTCCAGTATGGCTTTTCCATAATTTTCCTGATGGTTCTCGGCGCAGTTTCTGCCAGGACGGGCGGTTCTAAAATCGGTATTGCGGTATTGCGGATCTGCTTTTGGGGAACGATTGCCATGGGTGTAACGGCAGTAATAGGACATCTTTTCGGAGTGACGGTTTCATAG
- a CDS encoding MFS transporter has translation MKKSTHAGQRTLEALKALNFFMADMQAGIGPFLGIFLLSKGWQSGPIGTVMSLGGVAGMLMTTPAGAVIDSTNHKRRFVIIPGIFTVIASALILLSQNFWVVSLSQVATAIAGAAIGPAVVGITLGIVKQKGFNRQNGLNQAFNHAGNVVGAALSGYLGLKWGMTAVVLLAALFGVLTIISVLMIPADSIDHKAARGMKTDAEQDEKASGLDVLLKCKPLLILAGALACFHLGNGALLPLYGMAAASKMQENAYMFVALTVIIAQLVMIATSIAGMKIAEKNDYWMIMLISFLSLPLRGLIASQMISEVGLYPVQILDGIGAGLQSVAVPGLVAHILNGTGRINIGQGAVMTVQGIGAALSPAIGGWIAQQMGYSSAFLILGSIAVISIALWVFNAKTMKKECAPSEACSEPA, from the coding sequence ATGAAAAAATCTACTCACGCCGGACAACGCACCCTAGAAGCCCTGAAGGCGCTTAATTTCTTTATGGCCGATATGCAGGCCGGTATCGGTCCTTTTCTCGGGATCTTTCTTCTTTCCAAAGGGTGGCAGAGCGGACCGATCGGTACCGTAATGTCCCTGGGCGGTGTGGCGGGAATGCTGATGACCACGCCTGCAGGTGCGGTCATCGATTCCACCAATCACAAAAGGAGATTTGTAATTATTCCCGGAATCTTTACCGTTATCGCTTCAGCCCTTATTCTGCTTTCCCAGAACTTCTGGGTGGTCAGTCTTTCACAGGTTGCGACGGCCATTGCAGGGGCAGCCATAGGACCGGCTGTAGTGGGGATCACATTGGGTATTGTAAAACAGAAAGGTTTCAACCGGCAGAACGGACTGAATCAGGCTTTTAACCACGCCGGAAATGTTGTGGGCGCCGCACTGTCAGGTTACCTGGGATTGAAATGGGGAATGACCGCTGTCGTTCTTCTGGCCGCTCTTTTTGGAGTTTTAACGATCATCAGCGTATTGATGATCCCGGCAGACAGCATAGACCATAAAGCCGCCCGCGGAATGAAAACCGATGCGGAACAGGATGAAAAAGCAAGCGGGCTCGATGTCCTGCTGAAATGTAAACCGTTGCTGATCCTTGCCGGAGCGCTGGCCTGTTTCCACCTTGGGAACGGTGCCCTGCTGCCTCTTTACGGAATGGCAGCTGCTTCAAAAATGCAGGAAAATGCCTATATGTTTGTGGCATTAACAGTAATTATTGCCCAGCTTGTCATGATTGCCACTTCCATTGCCGGGATGAAAATCGCTGAAAAGAACGACTACTGGATGATTATGCTGATTTCTTTTCTTTCCCTTCCGCTCAGAGGGCTGATTGCTTCACAAATGATCAGTGAAGTGGGCTTATATCCCGTACAGATTCTTGACGGTATCGGCGCAGGGCTGCAGAGTGTTGCCGTACCCGGACTAGTTGCCCATATTCTCAACGGGACAGGACGGATTAATATCGGGCAGGGCGCAGTAATGACGGTTCAGGGAATCGGTGCCGCTTTAAGTCCGGCGATCGGCGGCTGGATTGCCCAGCAGATGGGATACAGCTCAGCGTTTCTTATTTTGGGTAGCATTGCCGTTATTTCTATCGCACTTTGGGTTTTCAATGCCAAAACCATGAAAAAGGAATGTGCGCCGTCCGAAGCCTGTTCAGAGCCAGCTTAA
- a CDS encoding DUF5686 family protein: MNKYYPLVLLLFSTLLFSQSKVIIKDSETHLPIGNATVSCDHAILGRSNSSGILYFTSDCKKVSVSAPDYKEASYLTDKIMEVFLVKREPKTKSIEGVVLSDKSDPRALEILQKVNDNYNQNSPQSLESYAYKSYEKIAMDLDQDSIESYNTYIRKRIDSLEKLPQRPMKPKDKKDSLQSVQLAQLAGQSKMFLWERASEVMFSQKYGEKINILDNRVSGLKQPLYELMAFRSNRNKIPKEVKEENRNLYRFFLTDSLEIDGRENYVIRFRQVNNREARDRKKFNGYLYIDKATYALKKIESESNEANEGTITSIWIPINDKWFLLKEDYKLKVNSNVLDMNISLRGEKPEKKKDKGKKFGTYAYATADYFDIKTPIEEDPKDFKGYTINVKNSDGKLLDEYRTEKLNEREENTYVKIDSLSSVYKLDQKAKGLAGLLKGRLRLGMVDFDLARVFGYNKYEHVRLGAGIKLNERFNRYISPDAYFAYGIYDKKFKFGAGVDVKTTLEKNSFFRLEYFNDVAAAGRFSENLWNFRMQIMNSGVAINNNIFYSYEGFKLSYENDITNGLTLNIATKKSQEEALFDYRYKDLGNRFNITSATLTLKYSPNSKNIMTPEGKYTYEQNYPEFYVNYEQGLKAWDGDFNFSRFDVLISHNLKTKLGVTGIRAYGGFLLGEAPIWENFTMNGLANGRGGLNFNLTSYLGFATMEGGKYYNDKFAGVYLTHRLPWYFKSFGKNVSSFDVIYRGITGDMKNPQNHQFKFETLNHLYNEVGLEWNNFLSSQFNLGFFYRVGHYNTGSFKDNFAIQFKLRLLGF, translated from the coding sequence ATGAATAAATATTATCCGTTAGTATTGTTGTTATTTTCAACCCTATTATTTTCACAGTCGAAAGTAATCATTAAAGATTCCGAAACCCACCTGCCGATTGGCAATGCCACTGTGAGCTGCGATCATGCTATCCTGGGCAGAAGCAATTCGTCAGGAATCCTTTATTTTACATCAGACTGTAAAAAGGTTTCTGTGTCCGCACCTGATTATAAGGAGGCAAGCTACCTTACCGACAAAATAATGGAAGTATTTCTCGTTAAAAGAGAACCTAAAACAAAATCGATAGAAGGCGTTGTCTTATCGGATAAAAGTGACCCTAGGGCATTGGAAATCCTTCAGAAAGTAAATGATAATTACAATCAGAACTCTCCGCAGAGCTTAGAATCGTATGCTTATAAATCGTATGAAAAAATAGCAATGGATCTGGATCAGGACAGTATTGAAAGCTACAACACTTACATCAGAAAAAGAATCGATTCATTGGAAAAGCTTCCGCAAAGACCCATGAAGCCCAAAGATAAAAAGGACTCGTTACAGTCTGTACAACTGGCTCAGCTAGCAGGACAGAGCAAGATGTTTCTCTGGGAAAGGGCTTCCGAGGTGATGTTTTCACAAAAATACGGGGAGAAAATCAATATTCTTGACAACCGCGTATCCGGTCTTAAGCAGCCTTTGTACGAACTGATGGCCTTCCGGTCCAACCGTAATAAGATTCCTAAAGAAGTAAAAGAGGAAAACAGGAACCTGTACCGTTTTTTCCTGACCGATTCCCTTGAGATCGACGGCCGGGAAAATTACGTCATCAGATTCAGACAGGTTAATAACCGGGAAGCGAGGGACCGTAAAAAATTCAACGGATATCTTTATATCGACAAAGCCACTTACGCTCTGAAAAAAATCGAGAGCGAAAGCAATGAGGCCAACGAAGGGACCATTACCAGCATCTGGATTCCCATAAATGATAAGTGGTTCCTGCTGAAAGAGGATTATAAGCTAAAAGTAAACAGCAATGTTTTGGATATGAACATCAGTCTGAGAGGAGAAAAACCGGAAAAGAAAAAAGACAAGGGCAAAAAATTCGGAACATATGCGTATGCAACCGCCGACTATTTTGATATTAAAACACCTATTGAAGAAGACCCTAAAGACTTCAAAGGATACACCATCAACGTGAAAAATTCCGACGGGAAATTACTGGATGAATACCGCACGGAAAAACTTAATGAAAGAGAAGAAAATACATATGTGAAAATTGACAGCCTTAGCAGCGTTTATAAGCTGGACCAGAAAGCAAAAGGCCTAGCCGGGCTTTTAAAAGGAAGGCTGCGTCTGGGTATGGTTGATTTTGATTTAGCCAGAGTTTTCGGATATAATAAATACGAACACGTTCGTTTGGGCGCGGGAATCAAGCTAAATGAAAGATTCAACCGTTATATTTCTCCGGATGCTTATTTTGCGTATGGAATTTATGATAAAAAATTTAAGTTCGGAGCGGGCGTTGATGTAAAAACGACTTTAGAGAAAAATTCATTTTTCAGGCTTGAATATTTTAACGATGTGGCCGCAGCAGGACGATTCTCAGAAAACCTTTGGAATTTCAGGATGCAGATCATGAATTCAGGAGTGGCCATCAACAATAATATTTTTTACAGCTACGAAGGCTTTAAACTGAGTTATGAAAACGATATTACCAATGGACTCACCTTAAATATAGCCACCAAAAAATCACAGGAGGAAGCTCTGTTTGATTACCGCTACAAAGATCTGGGAAATCGATTTAACATTACTTCAGCCACATTAACGCTGAAGTATTCTCCCAATTCAAAAAATATAATGACACCGGAAGGCAAATATACCTATGAGCAGAATTATCCGGAATTCTATGTCAATTATGAGCAGGGACTTAAAGCATGGGACGGTGATTTTAATTTCAGCAGGTTCGATGTGCTGATCAGTCATAATCTTAAAACCAAACTGGGCGTTACCGGAATCCGTGCCTACGGAGGATTTTTGTTGGGAGAAGCACCGATCTGGGAAAACTTTACCATGAACGGACTTGCCAACGGCAGGGGAGGCTTAAACTTCAACCTGACCTCTTACCTGGGATTTGCCACCATGGAAGGAGGGAAATATTACAATGATAAATTTGCAGGAGTTTACCTGACCCACAGACTGCCGTGGTATTTTAAAAGCTTCGGCAAAAATGTTTCAAGTTTCGATGTGATCTACAGAGGAATTACTGGAGATATGAAAAACCCTCAGAACCACCAGTTCAAATTTGAAACCCTGAACCATCTGTACAACGAAGTCGGCCTGGAGTGGAATAACTTCCTTTCCTCACAGTTCAACCTCGGGTTCTTCTATAGAGTCGGTCACTACAACACCGGAAGTTTTAAAGATAATTTTGCGATCCAATTTAAATTGAGATTGCTGGGATTCTAG
- a CDS encoding DUF4385 domain-containing protein, with protein MKKDTPSYLNFDAESYEWKPDVDYREHPELYQVGKGEQGVLICEPYKTEIGKYWRFKNEAIAVESSEKIFGLFLTYLKENDFVGADMSRKYLQMGFTRARRYFNYKGGKKYDPSKNYEQLERGTGDPEKAKSASVFYKKWQEAEELPKYKKMKTDWKKQYG; from the coding sequence ATGAAGAAAGATACGCCAAGCTACCTGAACTTTGATGCTGAAAGCTACGAATGGAAACCGGATGTGGATTACCGTGAGCATCCTGAACTATACCAGGTAGGAAAAGGCGAACAGGGGGTACTGATCTGCGAACCCTATAAAACTGAGATCGGAAAATACTGGCGCTTTAAAAACGAAGCGATTGCTGTGGAAAGTTCAGAAAAAATATTCGGACTTTTTCTTACTTACCTGAAAGAAAATGATTTTGTGGGAGCCGATATGTCCCGGAAATACCTGCAGATGGGCTTTACCAGAGCACGGCGCTATTTTAATTACAAAGGCGGAAAGAAATATGACCCTTCCAAGAATTACGAACAGCTGGAACGCGGGACAGGAGATCCGGAAAAGGCAAAGTCAGCATCTGTCTTTTATAAAAAATGGCAGGAAGCTGAAGAACTTCCGAAATACAAAAAGATGAAAACCGATTGGAAGAAACAGTATGGATAA
- a CDS encoding PleD family two-component system response regulator gives MLIRKEKKRKILIFDDDVMTLEVISLIFSEKGYEVSVSETTYNILGLVDQIKPDLIIMDNWIPDRGGVEATLLLKNNEKYSAIPVLFISANIDIEKLAAYSYANDYIRKPFDLDHFEQKVMILLNI, from the coding sequence ATGTTGATACGGAAAGAGAAAAAAAGAAAAATTCTGATCTTTGATGACGACGTTATGACACTTGAAGTCATCTCTCTAATTTTTAGCGAAAAAGGGTATGAAGTTTCCGTATCGGAGACGACGTATAATATTCTCGGACTGGTCGATCAGATAAAGCCTGATTTAATCATCATGGACAACTGGATTCCCGACCGGGGCGGTGTAGAGGCCACGCTTCTCCTGAAAAACAATGAAAAATACTCTGCTATTCCGGTGCTGTTTATTAGTGCCAATATCGATATTGAAAAACTTGCAGCCTATTCTTATGCCAACGATTACATCCGGAAACCTTTTGATCTGGATCATTTTGAACAGAAAGTGATGATTTTACTGAATATATAG
- a CDS encoding response regulator, producing the protein MKNKIILVCDDEEGILDVVEMMLDAEGFTVKTEIESAHVLDRIREYTPDLLIVDLWMPVMSAR; encoded by the coding sequence GTGAAAAATAAAATAATATTAGTATGCGACGATGAAGAGGGAATCCTTGATGTGGTCGAAATGATGCTGGACGCCGAAGGGTTTACGGTGAAAACCGAAATCGAAAGCGCTCATGTTCTGGACCGGATCAGGGAATATACTCCAGATCTGCTGATCGTTGACCTTTGGATGCCTGTAATGTCCGCGAGATGA